A single window of Flagellimonas maritima DNA harbors:
- the mfd gene encoding transcription-repair coupling factor, whose amino-acid sequence MTKSSVLQLFEQSSQVGKLQSAIAQFSATSATSNNRPQESDLNKRHHIHLKGLTGSALSFLISGVFKNSELPFLVLLNDKEEAAYYLNDLEQLIGENEVLFYPGSYRRPYQIEETDNANVLLRAEVLNRINSRKKPAVIVTYPDALFEKVVTRKELDKNTLKIKLGDTLSLDFLNEVLFEYQFKRVDFVTEPGEFSVRGGIMDVFSFSHDEPYRIEFFGDEVESIRTFDVETQLSTEKVKRITIIPNVENKFLQESRESFLKYISPETIIFSKRLDLVYARVDSFFEKAKESFKKLGEDIKHLKPEELFLNSSVLKEQLKDFCLVEIGTSAVSVSGNVVSTSLNHQKKQESVTEPFDFAQDRRGRSDEIIFNTKPQPSFNKKFDLLIENLNENHEAGFTNFIFCASEQQAKRFHDIFDDVASTMPVLSGAERVSHQKKNKDVLDTERSRSVHYKTLVFPLYQGFIDHDLKLVCYTDHQIFERYHKFHLKNGYAKKQAITLKELNKLEIGDYVTHIDHGIGKFGGLQKIDVEGKKQEAIKLMYGERDILYVSIHSLHKISKFNGKDGAPPKIYKLGSGAWKKIKDKTKSRVKKIAFDLIKIYGKRRLEKGFQYAPDSYLQHELEASFIYEDTPDQEKSTQDVKKDMESERPMDRLICGDVGFGKTEVAIRAAFKAVDNGKQVAVLVPTTILAFQHSRTFKERLKEMPVTVDYLNRFRTAKEKREIHERLAQGKIDIIIGTHQLVNKSVQFKDLGLLIVDEEQKFGVSVKDKLKSIKENVDVLTLTATPIPRTLQFSLMAARDLSVITTPPPNRYPIESRVIGFNEEVIRDAVSYEIQRGGQVFFIHNRIENIKEVAGMIQRLVPDAKIGIGHGQMEGKKLEGLMLAFMNGEFDVLVSTTIVESGLDVTNANTIFIHNANNFGLSDLHQMRGRVGRSNKKAFCYFITPPFEVMTPDARKRIEALEQFTELGSGFNIAMKDLEIRGAGDLLGGEQSGFINEIGFETYQKILAEAIDELKENEFKELYEEVEGEKPKVFVKETQLDTDFELLFPDDYINNITERLNLYTQLNTIENEEGLNKFEAELVDRFGELPIEAVDLFNSVRIKWIANSIGLEKVILKKNKFIGYFLSDQQSPFYQTDTFTRVLQYVQSHPLQCKLKEKQTRNGLRLLLVFEAITSVEKALKALEPLSIKREAVS is encoded by the coding sequence TTGACCAAATCGTCCGTGCTACAATTATTTGAACAGTCTTCCCAAGTAGGAAAACTGCAATCCGCTATTGCTCAATTTTCAGCGACTTCGGCTACATCCAATAACCGGCCACAGGAGTCTGATCTTAACAAAAGACACCATATCCATCTAAAAGGCCTTACTGGTTCCGCTTTGTCTTTTTTGATTTCAGGCGTTTTCAAGAATAGTGAATTACCGTTCTTGGTACTTTTGAACGACAAAGAAGAGGCTGCTTATTACCTAAACGACCTAGAACAGTTGATAGGCGAAAACGAAGTGCTCTTTTATCCTGGCAGTTATCGTCGGCCCTACCAAATTGAGGAAACGGACAATGCAAATGTATTGCTGCGAGCAGAGGTATTGAACCGTATCAATTCCAGAAAAAAACCCGCGGTCATCGTAACGTATCCTGATGCACTTTTTGAAAAGGTGGTCACTCGCAAGGAGTTGGATAAAAACACTTTGAAAATTAAGTTGGGCGACACGCTTTCACTTGACTTTCTGAACGAAGTACTTTTTGAATATCAGTTTAAGCGAGTGGATTTTGTAACAGAGCCAGGTGAGTTTTCGGTTCGTGGGGGTATCATGGATGTTTTTTCTTTTTCGCATGATGAACCGTACCGTATCGAGTTTTTTGGCGATGAAGTCGAGAGTATTCGAACTTTTGATGTAGAGACACAGCTATCCACGGAAAAGGTGAAGCGTATTACAATTATCCCCAATGTGGAAAATAAATTTTTACAGGAATCAAGGGAAAGCTTTTTAAAATATATTTCACCGGAAACCATCATATTTTCAAAGCGATTGGATTTGGTATATGCCCGAGTCGATTCATTTTTTGAAAAAGCTAAAGAAAGTTTTAAAAAACTCGGCGAAGACATAAAACATTTGAAGCCAGAGGAATTGTTCCTTAATTCAAGCGTATTGAAAGAACAATTGAAGGATTTTTGTTTGGTGGAAATTGGGACTTCGGCTGTGTCCGTATCGGGCAATGTGGTTTCGACTTCGCTCAACCACCAAAAAAAGCAGGAATCGGTCACTGAGCCTTTCGACTTCGCTCAAGACCGGCGTGGCAGAAGTGACGAAATTATATTCAATACAAAACCCCAACCGTCTTTCAATAAGAAATTCGACCTGCTCATTGAAAATCTAAATGAGAATCATGAAGCAGGTTTTACAAACTTCATTTTCTGCGCATCAGAACAACAGGCTAAACGGTTCCATGATATTTTTGATGACGTGGCTTCGACTATGCCTGTCTTGAGTGGAGCAGAAAGGGTCAGCCACCAAAAAAAAAATAAGGATGTTTTGGACACTGAGCGTAGTCGAAGTGTTCATTACAAAACTTTGGTTTTTCCACTCTACCAAGGATTTATTGACCACGATTTAAAATTGGTCTGCTATACGGACCACCAAATTTTTGAGCGCTACCATAAATTCCATCTTAAAAACGGCTATGCCAAAAAACAGGCCATAACCCTCAAAGAGCTGAACAAACTGGAAATTGGTGACTATGTTACCCATATTGACCACGGAATTGGTAAGTTCGGGGGATTACAAAAAATAGACGTTGAAGGAAAAAAGCAAGAAGCCATCAAACTAATGTATGGTGAGCGTGATATTCTCTACGTGAGCATTCACTCACTCCACAAGATTTCAAAATTCAATGGAAAGGATGGTGCACCACCCAAAATCTATAAACTTGGTTCTGGAGCTTGGAAAAAAATAAAGGACAAAACCAAAAGCAGGGTCAAGAAAATTGCCTTCGACCTTATTAAAATCTATGGAAAGCGCCGATTGGAAAAAGGATTCCAGTATGCTCCCGACAGTTACTTACAGCATGAACTGGAAGCATCTTTTATTTATGAGGATACGCCCGACCAAGAAAAATCCACACAAGATGTAAAAAAAGATATGGAAAGCGAGCGCCCAATGGACCGCTTAATTTGTGGCGATGTTGGATTTGGAAAAACCGAGGTTGCCATTCGTGCCGCTTTTAAAGCTGTGGACAATGGAAAACAGGTGGCCGTTTTGGTACCGACCACCATTCTTGCCTTTCAACATTCCAGAACATTCAAGGAGCGTTTAAAAGAAATGCCCGTTACGGTAGATTACCTCAACCGATTTAGAACTGCGAAAGAAAAACGTGAGATTCACGAACGCTTGGCCCAAGGCAAAATCGATATCATCATCGGCACCCATCAATTGGTGAACAAAAGTGTACAATTCAAGGATTTGGGACTGCTTATTGTTGATGAAGAACAGAAATTTGGGGTTTCGGTAAAGGACAAGTTAAAGTCCATTAAGGAAAATGTAGATGTATTGACCTTAACGGCAACGCCCATTCCCCGTACGCTACAATTTAGTTTGATGGCCGCTCGTGACCTTTCGGTAATTACAACGCCACCACCTAATCGTTACCCTATTGAAAGTAGGGTCATTGGTTTTAATGAAGAAGTTATCCGTGATGCGGTTTCGTACGAAATCCAACGTGGCGGACAGGTCTTTTTCATCCATAATCGAATTGAAAATATTAAAGAAGTTGCTGGGATGATCCAGCGATTGGTACCCGATGCCAAAATCGGAATCGGTCATGGGCAGATGGAAGGGAAAAAATTGGAAGGCTTAATGCTCGCCTTCATGAACGGAGAGTTTGATGTGCTGGTTTCGACCACTATTGTTGAAAGTGGTTTGGATGTCACCAATGCCAACACCATTTTTATCCATAACGCCAATAATTTTGGTCTTAGCGACCTGCATCAAATGCGTGGTCGGGTGGGAAGAAGCAATAAAAAGGCGTTCTGTTATTTTATTACTCCCCCTTTCGAGGTCATGACTCCCGATGCCCGAAAACGTATTGAGGCCCTAGAGCAGTTTACCGAGCTTGGTAGTGGATTCAATATTGCAATGAAAGATTTGGAGATTCGTGGGGCAGGCGATTTATTGGGCGGTGAACAGAGTGGATTTATCAATGAAATCGGTTTTGAAACCTATCAGAAAATATTGGCAGAAGCCATTGATGAACTCAAAGAAAATGAGTTTAAAGAGCTGTATGAGGAAGTGGAAGGCGAAAAACCGAAGGTCTTTGTGAAAGAAACCCAATTGGACACCGATTTTGAACTGCTTTTTCCCGATGACTATATCAATAACATCACGGAACGTTTAAATCTATATACCCAACTGAACACTATTGAAAACGAAGAAGGCTTGAACAAGTTTGAAGCGGAGCTGGTTGACCGATTTGGCGAATTGCCCATTGAAGCTGTTGATTTGTTCAACTCGGTTCGTATTAAATGGATTGCAAATAGCATAGGATTGGAAAAAGTAATCCTGAAGAAGAACAAATTCATCGGTTATTTTTTATCCGACCAACAATCTCCATTTTATCAAACAGATACGTTTACCAGGGTTTTGCAATACGTGCAAAGCCATCCACTACAATGCAAGCTGAAAGAAAAGCAAACTCGAAACGGATTGCGA
- a CDS encoding tryptophan-rich sensory protein, whose protein sequence is MKKKLAIINLFSILLVIAVNYISQALRLNNTTIGEISGTYENLFTPASYAFAIWGLIFLSLLAYGIFQVRRAFFSDKKSIFIEQTGYWFAMANLLNSLWVFAFVYDYTGVSVLIMLGILFSLIKIILNTNMERWDAPLPIIAFVWWPICLYSGWISVATIANIATYLTKLGWDGGFLSEVSWTIILILTATILNVVIVLKRNMREFATVGIWALFAIFIRHQDSYKTIAYTALFSAIVIFIVIAWHGFQNRHTNPFKKFLEDGKTKNIG, encoded by the coding sequence ATGAAAAAGAAATTAGCAATTATTAATCTTTTTTCAATACTTCTGGTTATTGCCGTTAACTATATCTCACAAGCCTTACGGTTGAACAATACCACTATTGGAGAGATCAGTGGTACGTATGAAAATCTTTTTACGCCTGCGAGTTATGCATTCGCCATTTGGGGATTGATATTCTTGAGTCTTTTGGCATATGGTATCTTTCAAGTCAGACGAGCCTTTTTTAGTGACAAGAAGAGTATATTCATAGAACAGACGGGATATTGGTTTGCAATGGCGAACCTGCTCAATAGTCTATGGGTATTTGCTTTCGTTTACGATTATACGGGAGTATCTGTTCTGATCATGCTGGGTATCCTTTTCTCATTGATAAAGATAATTTTAAATACCAATATGGAGCGTTGGGATGCACCCCTGCCCATAATCGCGTTTGTTTGGTGGCCCATCTGTTTGTACAGTGGTTGGATATCGGTAGCGACCATTGCCAATATAGCCACTTATCTAACAAAATTAGGTTGGGATGGAGGTTTTCTATCAGAAGTAAGTTGGACTATTATCCTAATTTTGACCGCAACAATACTTAACGTTGTAATCGTACTAAAGCGCAACATGCGGGAATTCGCCACCGTGGGAATATGGGCACTGTTTGCTATATTTATCAGACATCAAGATTCATATAAAACTATAGCGTATACCGCACTGTTCTCCGCCATTGTAATTTTTATCGTCATTGCTTGGCACGGTTTTCAAAATAGGCATACCAATCCTTTTAAAAAGTTTTTGGAAGACGGAAAAACAAAGAATATTGGATAA
- a CDS encoding dihydrolipoyl dehydrogenase family protein has translation MEQFDVFVIGSGIAGQTVAEKCVNGNLKVAIADKREFGGTCANRGCDPKKVMLGFIEVLQRAKNLEGKGITDLPKLKWQNIQKFKKNFTDNVPASTEKKLRELNIKLYHQSPKFIDESTLLVEGKTISFKKAVIATGYEPTRLSFKGAEYTMTSDNFLDLKKLPKSMVFIGAGYVGMEFANIASAMGVLVTVIDKSDRPLKAFDKDLVNDLVISCESRGINFIFNANIESIEKLKKNLRITYTKNGKERRLKSRTVFNTAGRVPAIAELDLENANVDFNENGVITNEYLQSKSNRSIYSCGDVSDKGLPLTPLSGLQGYIVGDNIISDNSKSIKLPVVPSVVFTHPNIASVGLSEEEAKRRYKNVVVEHKNLKDWFNATHINSPKYACKIISNKRTDKILGAHILSETAAEIINIFVMAINQKMTVYDIKQTIFTYPSWGYDTKSMV, from the coding sequence ATGGAACAGTTTGATGTATTTGTCATTGGTAGTGGAATAGCTGGACAGACCGTGGCGGAAAAGTGTGTGAATGGGAATTTGAAGGTAGCCATAGCGGACAAACGTGAATTTGGAGGAACTTGTGCCAACAGGGGATGTGACCCAAAGAAAGTGATGCTCGGTTTTATTGAAGTTTTACAACGTGCCAAGAATTTAGAGGGTAAAGGTATTACGGACTTGCCGAAATTGAAATGGCAGAATATCCAAAAATTCAAAAAAAATTTTACTGATAATGTTCCTGCTAGTACCGAGAAGAAATTGCGGGAATTGAACATTAAATTATATCATCAATCCCCAAAATTTATAGATGAAAGTACACTATTGGTAGAAGGCAAAACAATATCCTTCAAAAAAGCTGTTATCGCAACAGGGTATGAGCCTACGCGATTGTCCTTTAAAGGGGCCGAGTATACCATGACTAGCGACAATTTCCTTGATTTAAAAAAACTACCCAAGAGTATGGTCTTTATTGGGGCTGGATATGTGGGAATGGAATTCGCCAACATAGCGTCAGCAATGGGTGTTTTGGTAACGGTTATTGACAAATCGGATAGACCATTGAAAGCTTTTGACAAGGATTTGGTTAATGATTTGGTCATTTCTTGTGAATCCAGGGGAATTAATTTCATCTTCAATGCCAATATCGAATCTATTGAAAAGCTTAAAAAGAACCTTCGTATTACGTATACCAAAAATGGAAAAGAAAGGCGCCTAAAATCTAGGACAGTTTTTAATACTGCAGGCCGAGTGCCAGCAATCGCCGAACTTGACCTTGAAAATGCAAACGTTGATTTCAATGAAAATGGAGTAATTACCAATGAATATCTTCAAAGTAAATCAAATAGAAGTATTTACTCATGTGGCGATGTATCTGATAAGGGGTTGCCTCTAACACCATTATCAGGCTTGCAAGGATATATTGTAGGTGATAATATAATTTCCGATAATTCAAAATCAATTAAACTACCCGTAGTTCCATCAGTAGTTTTTACACATCCAAATATTGCATCGGTCGGCTTATCTGAAGAAGAAGCAAAGCGTAGATACAAAAACGTTGTAGTAGAACACAAGAACTTAAAGGATTGGTTCAACGCAACACATATAAATTCTCCAAAATATGCTTGTAAGATTATCAGTAACAAAAGAACCGACAAAATCCTAGGGGCCCACATTTTGAGCGAAACTGCTGCTGAAATCATTAATATTTTCGTAATGGCCATCAATCAAAAAATGACGGTTTATGATATTAAACAAACCATCTTTACCTATCCTTCATGGGGATATGATACAAAAAGTATGGTATAG
- the pdeM gene encoding ligase-associated DNA damage response endonuclease PdeM, with protein sequence MTQSIKIQSQEFLLHPLGGIFWVEKSMLLISDVHLGKVVHFRKFGAAVPQKAIHKNFMLLDEIVGYFQPFQICFLGDLFHSSLNKEWQLFENWVGKTPAEIILVAGNHDIIAPEKFEHLGIKIFQELEFDGFLLTHHPKEKDGFFNFCGHVHPAIRLKGFGRQRLKLSCFFKKKKQLILPAFGKFTGTYVLEPTEEDEVYVVVENEVLQV encoded by the coding sequence ATGACCCAATCGATAAAAATCCAAAGTCAAGAATTTCTATTACACCCTTTGGGCGGAATTTTTTGGGTAGAGAAATCGATGTTATTGATCAGTGATGTTCACTTGGGAAAGGTTGTCCATTTTAGAAAATTTGGTGCTGCCGTACCTCAAAAAGCCATCCACAAAAACTTCATGCTCTTGGATGAAATTGTGGGTTATTTTCAGCCTTTTCAAATCTGTTTCCTTGGGGATTTGTTTCATTCTTCATTAAATAAAGAATGGCAATTGTTTGAGAATTGGGTCGGAAAGACACCGGCAGAAATTATTCTAGTTGCGGGCAATCATGACATTATCGCACCCGAAAAATTTGAACATCTTGGTATCAAGATATTTCAAGAATTGGAATTCGATGGTTTTTTGTTGACGCACCATCCAAAAGAAAAAGATGGGTTTTTTAATTTTTGTGGGCACGTTCATCCTGCTATACGATTGAAAGGTTTTGGCAGGCAACGATTGAAGCTATCCTGCTTTTTCAAGAAAAAAAAACAACTGATTTTGCCCGCGTTTGGCAAATTCACGGGCACTTATGTTCTTGAACCAACTGAAGAAGATGAGGTTTATGTTGTTGTTGAGAACGAGGTATTACAAGTTTAA
- a CDS encoding ligase-associated DNA damage response DEXH box helicase, with amino-acid sequence MNRKQLFEIAENWFQQQHWKPFAFQKETWTAFLQGKHGLLNAPTGSGKTYALWFPIVLNYIKKNPDYKSKHKKGLKAIWITPLRALSQEIKQSAERITLDLDTQMTVGIRTGDTSTKERSRQKTNMPDLLITTPESLQLLLSSKGYEKVFKDCSAIVVDEWHELLGTKRGVQMELGLSRLKTICSDLRIWGISATIGNLEQAREVLLGPTSEALKNSVLVKAKLNKKITVKSIIPKEMETFPWRGHLGLRLLEDVVPIINGSKTTLLFTNTRSQCEIWFQKILEKHPEYAGEMAMHHGSINKETRIWVEQAIRNESLKAVVCTSSLDLGVDFAPVETVVQIGGPKGVARFLQRAGRSGHRPGKESVIYFLPTHAMELIEASALQQAVIKEAVEDRMPYLNSYDALLQYLTTLAVSDGFYPEEIYPEIKQTFCYQALTKDEWQWLLNFLVMGSQSLKTYDEYQKVEVEDDGRFKVNNRAIAMRHRLQIGTIVGDAVISVRYQKGGYIGTMEEYFVSKLQQGDVFTFAGRNLEFIRIKGMQAHVRNSTKRTNKVPSWSGGRLSFSSQMSQLLREELYKVASSKSTSKNKLSEELKSLKPVFVRQEKESIIPIPSEFLIETFKTRDGYHHIFYPFEGRAVHEAMSSLLSYRISLLSPITCSLAFNDYGFEMLSDKPIDIQNVLDNNLFTTEYMLDDLQKSLNSNEMARRKFRDIAVISGMVFTGYPNKGVKMKHLQSSSQLLFDVFKDFEADNLLFRQAFTEMFEHQLEEGRLRIALERIAKQKIVWKQCEKPTPFSFPIITDRLREKLSSEKLADRIKRMTKILMK; translated from the coding sequence ATGAACAGAAAACAACTTTTTGAAATTGCCGAAAACTGGTTCCAACAACAGCACTGGAAACCTTTCGCATTTCAAAAGGAAACATGGACGGCCTTTTTACAGGGAAAGCATGGTTTGCTCAATGCTCCAACAGGTAGCGGAAAAACTTATGCGCTTTGGTTTCCCATTGTTCTGAACTACATCAAAAAAAATCCTGATTATAAATCCAAGCACAAAAAAGGCCTAAAGGCGATATGGATTACGCCCCTACGTGCCTTATCCCAAGAAATTAAACAATCCGCAGAGCGAATTACCCTAGATTTGGACACTCAGATGACCGTCGGGATTCGAACGGGAGATACTTCCACAAAAGAACGTTCAAGACAGAAGACCAATATGCCCGATCTATTGATTACAACACCTGAAAGTTTGCAGTTGTTGCTTTCATCAAAGGGATATGAAAAAGTGTTCAAGGATTGCTCGGCGATTGTTGTTGATGAGTGGCATGAGTTACTGGGAACAAAACGTGGCGTACAAATGGAGCTGGGATTGTCCCGATTAAAAACAATCTGTAGTGATTTACGCATTTGGGGTATCTCGGCCACTATTGGGAATTTAGAACAAGCTAGGGAAGTGTTGCTCGGCCCAACCTCAGAAGCACTAAAAAATTCAGTTTTGGTGAAAGCTAAGCTCAATAAAAAAATTACGGTAAAAAGTATCATCCCAAAAGAAATGGAAACCTTTCCTTGGAGAGGACATTTAGGGCTTCGTCTTCTGGAGGACGTGGTACCGATCATTAACGGTAGTAAAACAACTTTACTTTTTACAAATACCAGAAGCCAATGCGAAATCTGGTTTCAAAAAATACTGGAAAAACATCCTGAATATGCAGGTGAAATGGCCATGCATCATGGTAGCATAAATAAGGAAACCCGTATATGGGTAGAGCAGGCCATCCGCAACGAAAGTCTAAAAGCCGTGGTATGCACATCCAGCCTTGATTTGGGAGTAGATTTCGCTCCTGTTGAAACCGTGGTACAAATTGGCGGACCAAAAGGTGTTGCCCGTTTTTTGCAGCGTGCGGGGCGTAGCGGACATCGTCCTGGAAAGGAAAGCGTAATTTACTTCTTGCCGACCCATGCCATGGAACTCATAGAGGCTTCTGCCCTTCAACAAGCCGTTATAAAAGAGGCAGTAGAAGATAGAATGCCCTATTTGAACAGTTACGATGCGCTATTGCAGTATTTGACCACTTTAGCGGTCTCCGATGGATTTTATCCCGAAGAGATCTATCCAGAAATTAAACAAACCTTTTGTTACCAAGCGCTAACTAAAGATGAATGGCAATGGTTGCTCAATTTTTTGGTTATGGGCAGTCAAAGTCTAAAGACTTACGATGAATATCAAAAAGTAGAAGTAGAGGATGATGGCAGATTTAAAGTGAACAACAGGGCAATCGCAATGCGACACCGTCTCCAAATAGGGACTATAGTTGGTGATGCGGTTATTTCAGTTCGCTATCAAAAAGGAGGATATATCGGTACTATGGAAGAATATTTTGTTTCTAAATTACAACAGGGCGATGTATTTACATTTGCAGGTAGAAATTTGGAGTTTATTCGAATAAAGGGAATGCAGGCCCATGTACGAAATTCTACAAAACGCACAAACAAGGTTCCCAGTTGGTCAGGAGGGCGTCTCAGTTTTTCGTCACAAATGTCCCAACTCTTGCGCGAGGAACTCTATAAGGTAGCTTCTTCAAAATCAACTTCTAAAAATAAACTTAGTGAGGAGCTCAAATCCTTAAAGCCAGTTTTTGTTAGACAAGAAAAGGAAAGCATCATACCAATACCTTCGGAATTTTTAATAGAAACCTTTAAGACCCGTGATGGCTACCATCATATTTTTTATCCTTTTGAGGGGAGAGCTGTCCACGAGGCTATGAGCAGTCTGCTTTCCTACCGTATCAGTTTACTTTCCCCAATCACTTGTTCGTTGGCATTTAACGACTACGGATTCGAAATGCTTTCTGATAAACCCATCGATATTCAAAATGTATTGGACAATAATCTATTTACGACCGAGTATATGCTAGACGACCTTCAAAAGAGTTTGAACAGCAATGAAATGGCAAGAAGAAAGTTTCGTGATATCGCGGTTATCAGTGGAATGGTCTTTACTGGATATCCAAATAAGGGAGTTAAAATGAAACATCTACAAAGTAGTTCACAACTCTTGTTCGATGTTTTTAAAGATTTTGAAGCCGACAATTTATTGTTTAGACAAGCATTTACTGAAATGTTCGAGCACCAATTGGAGGAAGGCCGATTGCGGATTGCATTGGAAAGAATTGCGAAACAAAAGATTGTTTGGAAACAATGTGAGAAACCTACGCCGTTTTCTTTTCCGATTATCACGGATAGACTTCGTGAAAAGCTCTCCAGCGAAAAACTGGCCGATCGTATTAAGCGAATGACCAAGATTTTGATGAAGTGA
- a CDS encoding GIY-YIG nuclease family protein, translating to MTKGYCYILTNKNKTVLYIGATNDLRRRTSEHKNGKYSNSFTKRYNCNLLVYFEEFDTIKDVFAREKQLKSGNRKRKEDLITSINPDWKDLSLEWQAD from the coding sequence ATGACAAAAGGATATTGCTATATATTAACCAACAAGAATAAAACCGTACTATACATTGGGGCAACCAATGATTTACGAAGACGCACGAGTGAACATAAGAATGGTAAATACTCAAATTCGTTTACAAAAAGATATAATTGTAATCTATTGGTATATTTTGAAGAATTTGATACGATAAAAGATGTATTTGCCAGAGAAAAACAGTTAAAATCAGGCAATAGAAAAAGAAAAGAAGATTTGATAACCTCTATAAATCCAGATTGGAAGGATTTATCTTTGGAATGGCAAGCAGACTAA
- a CDS encoding ATP-dependent DNA ligase, producing the protein MKNFASLIKTLDSTNKTNRKVQALADYFQKAGAKDKIWTIAILSHRRPPRPVNTTLLREWAAELANIPLWLFEESYHIVGDLAETIALIIPEGKKSTDKSLTDFLEEMIWLKLKTDEEKKSYLFKNWSQLNYYERFVFTKLITGGFRIGVSQKLMTKALSKATEIDEDVLAYKLMGNWDPNTITFEDLILKENESDYLSKPYPFYLAYAIENEVSELGDVKDWSIEHKWDGIRCQVIIRNNEIFVWSRGEELVTDKYPEFGKFIKAIPNGTVLDGELLPYPNGEIGTFNDLQTRIGRKTVSKALLEKTPVVLKVYDLLEWEGQDIRSKAFLERRALLENLYNTVVSATQNHQNNTNQVTERSRSDLPLLLSERHQFNTWDEVAQERNRAREMRSEGLMLKRNKSHYQVGRKKGDWWKWKVDPLTIDAVLTYAMRGHGRRSNLFTDYTFALWQEKESGEKELVTFAKAYSGLTDAEFRQVDAWIKKNTLERFGPVRSVTPHHVFEIAFEGIALSKRHKSGVATRFPRILRWRKDKKIEEANTLEDLKALIPSTAKESLNKET; encoded by the coding sequence ATGAAAAATTTTGCTAGCCTGATCAAAACCCTGGACAGTACCAACAAGACCAACCGAAAAGTCCAAGCTTTGGCAGACTATTTTCAAAAGGCAGGCGCCAAAGACAAGATTTGGACAATTGCGATACTCTCACATCGCAGACCACCGCGTCCCGTCAACACTACCTTGCTCAGAGAATGGGCAGCGGAATTGGCAAACATTCCCTTATGGTTGTTCGAGGAAAGTTACCATATTGTTGGTGATTTGGCGGAGACCATTGCACTGATAATCCCAGAAGGAAAAAAATCCACGGACAAAAGCTTGACTGACTTTTTGGAAGAAATGATTTGGCTCAAATTAAAGACCGATGAAGAAAAAAAGTCTTATCTCTTCAAAAACTGGAGTCAACTCAATTATTACGAACGCTTTGTTTTTACTAAACTGATTACGGGCGGATTTCGCATTGGAGTCAGTCAAAAACTAATGACCAAAGCACTTTCAAAAGCAACCGAGATCGACGAAGATGTATTGGCGTACAAACTCATGGGTAACTGGGACCCAAACACCATAACTTTTGAAGATTTAATACTGAAAGAGAACGAAAGCGATTATCTCTCCAAACCTTATCCATTTTATCTGGCCTATGCGATTGAAAATGAAGTTTCAGAACTAGGAGATGTGAAAGACTGGTCCATTGAACATAAATGGGACGGCATCCGTTGTCAGGTCATCATCAGGAACAACGAAATTTTTGTTTGGAGTCGTGGAGAAGAATTGGTGACGGATAAATATCCAGAATTCGGAAAATTCATAAAAGCAATTCCTAACGGAACTGTTCTGGATGGGGAATTACTCCCCTATCCTAATGGTGAAATCGGCACTTTTAATGATTTACAGACCCGTATTGGCAGAAAAACAGTTTCTAAAGCACTTTTAGAAAAAACTCCTGTGGTCTTAAAAGTATATGACCTGCTCGAATGGGAAGGTCAAGATATTAGAAGCAAAGCGTTTTTGGAGCGTAGGGCATTATTGGAAAACCTTTATAATACTGTGGTTTCCGCTACGCAAAACCACCAAAACAATACAAATCAGGTCACTGAGCGGAGCCGAAGTGACCTACCCCTCCTTCTTTCCGAACGACACCAGTTTAATACTTGGGATGAAGTAGCACAAGAACGAAACCGCGCCAGAGAAATGCGAAGCGAAGGATTGATGTTAAAAAGAAACAAATCCCACTATCAAGTAGGACGTAAAAAAGGAGATTGGTGGAAATGGAAAGTCGACCCATTGACCATTGATGCGGTGCTCACCTATGCCATGCGCGGCCATGGTCGCCGAAGTAACCTCTTTACCGATTATACATTTGCGTTATGGCAAGAAAAAGAAAGTGGGGAAAAAGAACTGGTGACTTTCGCCAAAGCATATTCAGGATTGACCGATGCCGAATTTAGACAAGTGGATGCCTGGATAAAGAAAAATACGCTTGAACGTTTTGGCCCTGTACGGAGTGTGACACCCCACCATGTTTTCGAAATTGCATTTGAAGGTATTGCGCTATCAAAAAGGCACAAGAGCGGTGTGGCTACCAGATTCCCTCGTATATTGAGATGGAGAAAAGACAAGAAGATTGAAGAAGCAAACACTTTGGAGGATTTGAAGGCACTGATTCCGAGCACAGCGAAGGAATCCCTTAACAAAGAAACCTGA